A single Bosea sp. PAMC 26642 DNA region contains:
- a CDS encoding helix-turn-helix transcriptional regulator, with protein sequence MQMQSESFQSPNDIPLAVAPASQPASEAVVCRSRRRVPLQGITDAPDETVVTIAEVSALSGFATVTLRLWARSEQPRGPRQFKVEGRPRYRLGEVRAWLSGAGSGR encoded by the coding sequence ATGCAAATGCAGTCTGAAAGTTTCCAGTCTCCCAATGACATTCCGCTGGCCGTAGCGCCGGCTTCGCAGCCCGCAAGCGAAGCGGTTGTTTGCCGCTCGCGTCGCCGCGTGCCTTTGCAAGGCATCACCGACGCCCCGGACGAAACCGTGGTCACGATCGCCGAAGTCTCCGCGCTGAGCGGCTTCGCAACCGTCACCCTTCGCCTATGGGCGCGCAGCGAACAGCCACGTGGCCCCCGGCAGTTCAAAGTTGAAGGGCGGCCGCGGTACCGCCTTGGCGAGGTCCGCGCCTGGTTAAGCGGTGCCGGCTCAGGACGATGA
- a CDS encoding ATP-binding protein → MTTGGGPAAYEISFGPFLLRANERLLTKEGVVVELGARTYDLLIALTSAPNEVISKQDLIARVWPEVVVEEGSLRFHMNSLRKALGDGREGARFIKTMSGRGYCFVAAVSRALTLHLPAAASSNFPHANLPSRLNRIIGRDEDVLQITGQLETCRLVTIVGAGGIGKTTVAIAVGHGLSDDFEGAVLFVDLGMLSDARLVTTAIASMLGIQVGAGDAQTSLIAFLRNKRALIVLDTCEHVVETVALLASSLVEAASQVYILATSREPLKIEGERVYRLDSLACPPDDRTASEAAIRQFPATRLFIERAVANDTHLALDEADAPIVAGICRKLDGVALAIELTARRVEAYGVRQTAALLDQHLTLQWTGSRTAQPRHRTLQATLDWSYELLSELERAVLRRLAVFVGHFTLDAAVEVVASSNLDRSAVLGAVDSLVAKSMVVTRPIGAMLRYRLLDTTRAYALATPLQAHERADLAVRHSIYYQRWLAQSAGDWASKTTGAERASYFAALNNVRAALEWCFGEDGEIAIGVKLAAAAGPALLAMSLMPEALRWSRCAILALDDNSRGGVDEMHLQAVFGIVATHLYGKIDAALVALNRGLEIAEARGDVVNQVGLLSMLRTFYFRSGDFKTAHAYARRCKGSADTIQDFAASAQARSILGRSLHLAGDLAAARVELEASLLDWTVAGRTTIYLSHELHFPSEVTMVRNLWLQGFPDQATERTHKVIESAVRTDRPAALTVVLGWAVSVFLWTGNWEHAQEHIDALIYQAETNSLGPFIAAGRARRGELAILRGAAKEGVEDLRASLATIHSIGYEVLTTEFNISLIRGLKAVGNVAEAAELAERTIRNVERKGDDLYMPELLRIKGNVLLAISQRHDEAQACFRRSIDMSRLQGARGWELRTATDLARMMNEDGNPYQARKLLEPVLGLFVEGEGTADVREAEQALAEIIGSASFI, encoded by the coding sequence ATGACGACAGGGGGCGGCCCGGCCGCCTACGAAATCTCGTTCGGACCATTCCTGTTGCGAGCGAACGAACGTCTCCTTACTAAGGAGGGGGTCGTCGTCGAACTGGGAGCTCGCACGTATGACTTGTTGATTGCGTTGACGTCTGCTCCAAACGAAGTCATTAGCAAGCAAGATCTCATTGCACGTGTTTGGCCCGAGGTCGTTGTCGAGGAGGGCAGCCTCCGATTTCATATGAATAGCCTCCGAAAGGCGCTTGGCGACGGAAGAGAAGGCGCTCGCTTTATTAAAACGATGTCCGGGCGCGGCTATTGTTTTGTTGCAGCGGTTTCACGCGCATTGACCTTGCATCTGCCGGCTGCGGCATCTTCCAATTTCCCTCACGCAAATCTTCCCAGCCGACTGAACCGAATAATCGGCAGGGACGAGGACGTCCTCCAAATTACTGGGCAGCTCGAAACATGCCGTCTTGTCACCATTGTCGGGGCGGGTGGTATCGGGAAGACAACGGTCGCCATTGCGGTAGGACACGGGCTAAGCGACGATTTCGAGGGCGCCGTCCTGTTCGTCGACCTTGGTATGCTCAGCGACGCCCGCCTTGTGACTACTGCGATCGCATCCATGCTGGGCATACAAGTGGGGGCTGGAGATGCACAGACTAGCTTGATCGCGTTTCTGCGGAATAAGCGGGCCCTTATCGTCCTTGATACATGCGAGCACGTTGTCGAGACGGTGGCTCTGCTTGCCTCCAGTTTGGTGGAAGCGGCATCTCAGGTTTACATCCTTGCGACCAGCCGCGAGCCTCTCAAGATCGAAGGAGAACGCGTCTACCGACTTGATTCACTTGCTTGCCCGCCCGATGATCGAACGGCGTCAGAAGCGGCGATCCGCCAATTTCCTGCGACTCGATTGTTCATCGAGCGTGCGGTGGCAAACGACACTCATCTTGCTTTGGACGAAGCTGATGCGCCGATCGTCGCGGGCATCTGCCGCAAGCTGGACGGCGTCGCACTGGCAATCGAATTGACGGCGAGGCGAGTGGAGGCATACGGCGTCAGGCAGACAGCCGCGCTTCTCGATCAGCATCTGACGCTCCAATGGACAGGTTCTCGCACGGCGCAGCCTCGACACAGGACGCTGCAGGCCACCCTCGACTGGAGCTATGAGCTCCTGTCTGAGCTGGAGCGTGCCGTACTCCGTCGACTTGCTGTGTTTGTCGGTCACTTCACCCTCGACGCCGCGGTCGAGGTCGTGGCGAGTTCCAACCTTGACCGTTCAGCGGTGCTCGGAGCTGTTGATAGTCTCGTCGCCAAGTCCATGGTCGTCACCCGCCCGATCGGCGCAATGTTGCGCTATCGGCTTCTGGACACGACGCGCGCCTATGCACTTGCGACCCCCCTCCAAGCCCACGAGCGCGCAGATCTCGCTGTTCGACATTCAATCTACTACCAGCGCTGGCTCGCGCAGAGTGCGGGCGACTGGGCGAGCAAGACGACCGGGGCAGAACGTGCGTCTTATTTTGCTGCGCTGAACAACGTCCGCGCCGCTCTGGAATGGTGTTTTGGTGAGGACGGCGAGATCGCCATCGGGGTGAAACTGGCCGCGGCCGCTGGCCCTGCGCTTCTTGCTATGTCGTTGATGCCTGAAGCGCTCCGCTGGTCGCGATGTGCCATCCTTGCGCTTGACGACAACTCACGGGGAGGCGTCGACGAGATGCATCTCCAAGCCGTTTTCGGGATTGTGGCGACGCATCTCTACGGAAAAATCGACGCAGCGTTGGTGGCCCTGAACCGTGGACTCGAAATCGCCGAAGCGCGGGGCGACGTCGTCAATCAGGTCGGGCTTCTCAGCATGCTGCGGACCTTCTACTTCCGCAGCGGAGATTTCAAAACCGCCCACGCGTACGCACGCCGCTGTAAAGGCTCAGCCGACACGATTCAGGATTTCGCCGCGTCGGCACAGGCTCGGTCCATTCTAGGAAGGTCGCTCCACCTGGCTGGCGACCTAGCGGCCGCGCGCGTCGAGCTCGAGGCCAGCCTACTCGATTGGACGGTGGCAGGCAGGACAACGATCTACCTCTCCCACGAACTTCATTTTCCTAGTGAGGTGACGATGGTAAGAAATCTCTGGCTGCAGGGCTTTCCAGATCAGGCGACAGAGCGCACTCACAAAGTTATCGAGAGCGCGGTGAGAACCGACCGGCCTGCAGCGTTGACCGTCGTCTTGGGATGGGCGGTCTCGGTCTTCCTATGGACTGGGAATTGGGAGCACGCGCAGGAACACATCGACGCCTTAATCTATCAGGCGGAGACCAATTCGTTGGGACCATTCATCGCCGCGGGACGGGCCCGCAGGGGGGAGCTCGCCATCCTGCGTGGCGCGGCAAAAGAGGGCGTAGAGGATCTGCGAGCGAGCTTGGCGACCATTCACTCAATAGGCTACGAGGTCCTCACCACGGAGTTCAATATCTCGCTCATCCGAGGATTAAAGGCCGTCGGGAATGTCGCCGAGGCCGCAGAGTTGGCCGAGCGTACTATCCGAAATGTGGAGAGGAAAGGCGACGATCTCTACATGCCGGAACTTCTCCGCATAAAAGGGAACGTATTACTTGCCATATCGCAGCGGCATGACGAGGCGCAGGCGTGCTTCCGACGATCTATCGACATGAGCCGTCTTCAGGGTGCGCGAGGCTGGGAACTCAGGACGGCCACTGATCTCGCCAGAATGATGAACGAAGATGGAAACCCTTACCAAGCCCGCAAGCTCTTAGAGCCAGTGCTCGGGCTTTTCGTTGAAGGAGAGGGCACTGCGGATGTTAGGGAGGCGGAGCAGGCCTTGGCAGAAATAATAGGCTCTGCATCTTTCATATGA
- a CDS encoding DUF427 domain-containing protein, whose amino-acid sequence MNVTRDPTGPGQESVWSFPRPAVAEACSHHILIRHRGQTIAEARDSVRVIETSHPPTYYLPPDSIANARLIPSPHRSICEWKGQASYVDLELGGETLQQVGWLYRSPTPAFRILANFIAFYAGPFDECLVDGHRVTPQPGGFYGGWITPLVAGPFKGIPGSRFW is encoded by the coding sequence ATGAACGTCACGCGCGACCCAACCGGGCCAGGTCAGGAGAGCGTCTGGTCATTCCCGCGGCCCGCAGTCGCCGAAGCGTGCTCACACCACATCCTGATCCGACATCGCGGCCAAACGATCGCGGAGGCCAGGGACTCGGTTCGCGTCATCGAGACGAGCCATCCGCCGACTTACTATCTCCCGCCCGACAGCATTGCCAATGCGCGGCTCATACCATCGCCGCATCGCTCCATCTGCGAATGGAAGGGGCAAGCCAGCTATGTCGATCTCGAGCTCGGCGGCGAGACGTTACAGCAGGTCGGGTGGCTCTACCGATCGCCGACGCCAGCATTCCGCATCCTGGCCAACTTCATCGCGTTCTACGCCGGACCGTTCGATGAATGCCTGGTCGACGGCCACCGAGTGACGCCGCAGCCCGGCGGCTTCTATGGCGGTTGGATCACGCCACTCGTTGCCGGACCATTCAAGGGGATTCCAGGCAGCCGGTTCTGGTAG
- a CDS encoding bifunctional DNA primase/polymerase, with product MSGTLDVATPKRKSLTPPASGTPGNIESLQMQPNTKPVSEAIHPEARRRQAVALAKQGRRVFPLLPNGKTPAVEGGLTRATSDPERVHRFWSEAFSGDPLDYNIGIATGEGLLVVDVDNKNGKNGSLSLEALELRNDDLPLSLTVRTPTGGEHIYLTTPEGVYVRNSASTLGEGLDIRGDGGYVVAPGSVIDGKAYAVAIDAEDASAPDWLLPVVSGPRPVKTQAPAANDDDLDTPEAIARATDYLVSRAPLHGTYSVANGVLDYGVTIETACGLMVEHWNDRRPEPRSEEHIRERVQHAADYRHNPIGSSSADVEFQHEEIDQKPIVRTDDDEWPKPTPTSCSDPALIPPREWIVPALLARTFVTALISPGGMGKTSLGLALGHAIATGRPDVIGVAVPSQAKVWYWNQEDDGAELRRRNAAIRQLHNICPEQLHIDGDPALFVDSGVERPLMIATRSPGGAIKTAPEVKRIIEQIKRNGIDVFIVDPLVELHEADENNNKEMASVLRTLREIAVRGNCAVMVVAHTRKPAGASSEGHSGDVNSWRGAGSQGGVVRLAYTLDRMTQSEANALKVRPEDRSWYTKLDSAKHNLTPRGADPLWFKSVGVTIANGEQVGAIQPANFSAADLARPVLGPLEETLLAAFWTAIRRKGPFETVLTTAEWMAEAELAWAKSGSAASDPKESIRKSRHALEKKRAVKKVKPNQWLALVPEAAEVTEVDEVGRAEVGSPPIGGLPLLPLPALPSRCWAGEIGHDAPPFGYDSGQVAPADVESDARQARAVPQRRLDPILWPAVRMLRR from the coding sequence ATGAGTGGAACGCTCGACGTCGCCACCCCGAAACGAAAAAGCCTGACGCCGCCGGCCAGCGGAACGCCAGGCAATATCGAGTCTCTGCAGATGCAGCCTAACACTAAACCAGTTAGTGAAGCAATCCATCCTGAAGCTAGGCGGCGTCAGGCGGTCGCCTTGGCAAAGCAAGGTCGTCGGGTTTTTCCGCTGCTTCCGAACGGAAAGACGCCGGCGGTCGAAGGGGGTCTCACCAGGGCCACGTCCGACCCCGAGCGGGTACACCGCTTCTGGTCAGAGGCTTTCAGCGGAGACCCGCTGGATTATAATATCGGCATCGCGACGGGCGAAGGCCTGCTCGTCGTCGACGTCGACAACAAGAACGGTAAGAACGGTTCCTTATCTCTGGAGGCGCTCGAACTGCGGAATGACGATCTTCCGCTGTCCTTGACGGTGCGCACCCCGACGGGAGGGGAGCACATCTACCTCACTACCCCCGAGGGGGTCTATGTTCGAAACAGCGCCTCAACACTCGGAGAAGGGCTCGATATAAGGGGCGATGGCGGTTACGTCGTGGCCCCTGGATCCGTCATCGACGGGAAGGCTTACGCGGTCGCGATCGATGCGGAGGACGCAAGCGCGCCCGACTGGCTCCTGCCGGTGGTGAGCGGTCCAAGGCCGGTAAAGACGCAGGCGCCGGCCGCCAACGATGACGATCTCGATACGCCGGAAGCCATTGCCCGCGCGACCGACTATCTGGTGAGCCGCGCGCCGCTGCACGGCACTTACAGCGTCGCCAACGGCGTGCTCGATTACGGCGTGACCATCGAGACGGCGTGCGGTCTCATGGTTGAGCACTGGAACGACAGGCGGCCGGAGCCGAGGTCCGAGGAGCACATCCGCGAGCGGGTACAGCACGCCGCGGATTACAGGCATAACCCGATCGGCTCGAGCAGCGCCGATGTCGAGTTCCAACATGAGGAGATCGACCAGAAGCCGATTGTTAGAACCGATGACGACGAATGGCCAAAGCCGACGCCGACTTCGTGCTCAGATCCAGCGCTGATCCCGCCACGGGAATGGATCGTGCCTGCGCTGCTCGCCAGAACCTTCGTCACCGCGCTCATCAGCCCTGGTGGTATGGGCAAGACCAGCCTTGGACTTGCGCTTGGCCACGCTATAGCGACCGGAAGACCAGACGTTATCGGCGTTGCGGTGCCCTCGCAGGCAAAGGTCTGGTACTGGAATCAGGAAGACGACGGGGCTGAGCTCAGACGCCGGAACGCCGCCATCCGGCAACTCCACAATATCTGCCCCGAGCAACTCCACATCGACGGCGATCCGGCCCTCTTCGTCGACAGCGGCGTCGAGCGTCCACTTATGATCGCGACACGAAGCCCAGGCGGGGCGATCAAGACCGCGCCGGAAGTCAAACGCATTATCGAGCAGATCAAGCGCAACGGCATCGACGTCTTCATCGTGGACCCGTTGGTTGAACTTCATGAAGCTGACGAGAACAACAATAAGGAAATGGCAAGTGTCCTGCGGACCTTGCGCGAAATTGCAGTACGCGGGAACTGCGCCGTTATGGTCGTTGCACACACACGGAAACCGGCGGGGGCCTCATCCGAGGGGCATTCCGGAGATGTCAATTCCTGGCGTGGCGCGGGGTCTCAAGGCGGGGTCGTGCGTCTGGCTTATACCTTGGACAGGATGACCCAGTCGGAAGCGAATGCTCTTAAAGTGCGGCCAGAGGACCGATCCTGGTACACCAAACTGGATAGCGCCAAGCACAACCTGACACCCCGAGGCGCTGACCCGCTCTGGTTCAAAAGCGTCGGGGTGACCATCGCGAATGGCGAACAGGTTGGCGCGATCCAGCCTGCAAATTTCTCGGCTGCGGATTTGGCGCGCCCAGTGCTCGGGCCGCTGGAGGAGACGCTTTTAGCGGCATTCTGGACCGCTATTCGGCGAAAAGGCCCCTTCGAGACGGTTTTGACCACCGCAGAATGGATGGCTGAAGCCGAATTGGCATGGGCAAAAAGCGGAAGTGCCGCTTCAGATCCGAAAGAGAGCATCCGGAAGTCTCGGCACGCGCTGGAAAAGAAACGCGCAGTCAAAAAAGTCAAACCTAACCAATGGCTTGCTCTTGTTCCGGAAGCGGCGGAAGTCACGGAAGTGGATGAAGTTGGAAGAGCGGAAGTCGGAAGTCCCCCTATAGGGGGACTTCCACTGCTTCCGCTGCCGGCTCTACCATCGCGATGTTGGGCGGGGGAGATCGGCCATGACGCTCCGCCGTTCGGTTACGATTCAGGGCAGGTCGCGCCGGCCGATGTCGAGAGCGACGCGAGACAAGCGCGAGCGGTTCCACAGCGGCGACTTGATCCTATCTTATGGCCAGCCGTTCGAATGCTTCGGCGTTGA